A single genomic interval of Pyrus communis chromosome 5, drPyrComm1.1, whole genome shotgun sequence harbors:
- the LOC137734322 gene encoding uncharacterized protein has translation MSSWVTATNTGFTGVVARDSVGTFIATRRCSIDAHSAVAAEAFAICHGCELAVALGVSHVVIESDSLESISCLKGKIANGRWEAFPTLTRCKLLGDPFQDCRWSWTPRSANMVADLLALQRNVEMCDFTWVDKPPSSLIHELCNDGLVCPS, from the exons ATGTCGAG TTGGGTGACGGCAACGAACACGGGATTTACTGGGGTTGTTGCTAGGGACTCTGTTGGCACCTTTATTGCTACTAGGAGATGTAGTATTGATGCTCATTCGGCTGTAGCTGCTGAAGCTTTTGCAATCTGCCATGGTTGCGAGTTGGCTGTTGCTTTGGGTGTGAGTCATGTAGTGATTGAATCTGACTCCCTTGAGTCAATTTCTTGCCTTAAGGGTAAGATCGCAAATGGCAGGTGGGAGGCTTTCCCAACACTGACAAGGTGTAAATTGCTTGGGGATCCTTTTCAGGACTGTCGCTGGTCTTGGACTCCAAGATCAGCCAATATGGTAGCAGACCTTTTGGCGTTGCAAAGAAATGTGGAGATGTGTGACTTTACTTGGGTCGATAAGCCCCCATCTTCACTTATTCATGAATTATGTAATGATGGACTTGTCTGCCCTTCGTAA
- the LOC137733903 gene encoding aquaporin PIP1-3 — protein MEGKEEDVKLGANKFLERQPIGTTAQTDKDYKEPPPAPLFEPGELKSWSFWRAGVAEFIATFLFLYITVLTVMGVSRARNKCASVGSQGIAWAFGGTIFALVYCTAGISGGHINPAVTFGLFLARKLSLTRAVFYIVMQSLGAIAGAGVVKGFQKSQYELLGGGANVVNHGYTKGDGLGAEIVGTFVLVYTVFSATDAKRNARDSHVPILAPLPIGFAVFLVHLATIPITGTGINPARSLGAAIIYNKDHAWDDHWIFWVGPFIGAALAALYHQLVIRAIPFKTRD, from the exons ATGGAGGGGAAAGAAGAAGATGTGAAGCTGGGAGCCAACAAATTCTTAGAGAGGCAGCCCATAGGGACCACCGCACAGACAGACAAGGACTACAAGGAGCCACCGCCGGCCCCTCTGTTCGAGCCCGGCGAGCTCAAGTCCTGGTCTTTCTGGAGGGCTGGGGTTGCTGAGTTCATAGCCACCTTCCTCTTCCTGTACATCACTGTCCTCACAGTCATGGGGGTTTCCAGAGCACGCAACAAGTGCGCCTCTGTGGGTAGTCAGGGCATTGCATGGGCCTTTGGTGGGACTATCTTTGCCCTTGTTTACTGCACCGCTGGTATCTCTg GTGGTCACATAAACCCAGCCGTGACATTTGGTCTCTTCCTAGCAAGGAAGCTCTCCCTGACCAGAGCTGTGTTCTACATTGTGATGCAAAGCCTTGGGGCAATTGCTGGTGCCGGGGTGGTGAAGGGGTTCCAAAAGAGCCAGTATGAGTTGCTCGGTGGCGGAGCTAATGTGGTGAACCATGGCTACACTAAGGGTGACGGCCTTGGTGCTGAGATTGTTGGCACTTTTGTTCTTGTGTACACTGTTTTCTCTGCCACTGATGCCAAGAGAAATGCCAGAGACTCTCATGTCCCT ATCTTGGCTCCACTCCCCATTGGGTTTGCAGTGTTTTTGGTTCATTTGGCAACCATCCCCATCACTGGAACCGGCATAAACCCTGCTAGGAGCCTTGGGGCTGCCATCATCTACAACAAGGACCATGCATGGGATGATCAT TGGATCTTCTGGGTTGGACCATTCATCGGAGCTGCACTTGCTGCACTCTACCATCAGCTAGTCATCCGAGCCATCCCATTCAAGACCAGGGATTGA
- the LOC137733905 gene encoding uncharacterized protein, translating into MDRQWIHNHNRCAIQYLDGIDEFIKFATRHNLASTHIRCPCRRCNNSMWETFENVRFHLIRNGMMETYTTWYHHGERLDQASSSYVTRVETVESNVDPSEQVMNILNDVYPYASSNTNQEGGDDGRPTMDNEAFKNYEKLLKNAKQELYPGCDNFSVLTAIVELMHGKIKFHLSNKCFDYFLGVIKRMLPKENCLPEDHKSAQKVLKGFGLGYEKIHACVNNCILFYKENKQLDKCPVCSEPRFKMTSQNRKTKIPQKVMRYLPLKPRLQRLYMSIHTATNMRWHKEGRVNDDVMRHPADGEAWKEFDRMYPDFAADPRNVRLGLATDGFNPFGVLNQIHSTWPVVVFPYNLPPWKCMKKEYMMLTLLITEDPGKSIDVYLRPLVDELKDLWENGVRTYDKYTGQMFTMRAAVMWTVNDFPAYAMVSGWMTKGYLACPICKENVTSSWHARKVCYLGHRRWLPWDNEWRHNDKAFHGTKETRPRPREWSGDEILDQLNRLEFGHFGKGVSKPRPTTHLNWTHKSMLFELPYWSKLKLRHNLDVMHIEKNVFDTLVGTILDIEGKTKDTIEARLDLERMGIRSPLWMKKVGGTLKKRHPFFTVKPNGKKEFFNFISSVKFLDGYASNISHCVNVRGCKFSNMKSHDCHVILQRLLPVGIRHLLPLDVVKPIVLLSRFFSRLTARCLRKSDVKQLQDDIVNVLCKFEQIFPPAFFTSMIHMMIHLPDEALLAGPVNCRWMYPIERYLGELKKCVRNRAKPEGSLVEAWVAYESLTFCAMYLEDVETTFNRPQCNNDGGVRKEKLSVFAQIARPFGDPVNGESFTKNDMEVAHWFILNNCDEALPYLEEHEQLMKREHPSHLYAKKHRDLFPSWFHAQMNKLKELNSPSYDEELYNLARGPLHVELFSGCHVNGIKFLGATRDDKSSTQNSGVHVPRAGDSEDIDFYGKLTSVVQLLYKDRCQVILFKCLWFDTNPHNRTSVKRDQGLLSVNTTTHWYDEDPYILATMAKQIFYLDDPKAGNGWKVVQKIERRGLYDIPELDYDDNDDIADQQLSSSIEIGEETLRDTNIVQEPFDIPGVPEFEISIDLGDLPQYNAPEEANEDEDEWESENDSSEDSESYYCSLNED; encoded by the exons ATGGACAGACAGTGGATACATAATCATAATAGATGTGCTATTCAGTACTTGGATGGAATAGATGAGTTCATTAAATTCGCCACTAGACACAACCTAGCTTCAACTCATATCCGATGTCCGtgtaggaggtgtaacaacTCAATGTGGGAGACATTCGAAaatgttcgatttcatttaATAAGAAATGGGATGATGGAGACCTATACTACTTGGTATCATCATGGAGAACGATTAGACCAAGCTTCGTCTTCATACGTGACACGAGTGGAGACTGTTGAATCTAATGTGGATCCTAGTGAACAAGTTATGAATATTCTAAATGACGTTTATCCATACGCCTCGAGCAACACCAATCAGGAAGGGGGAGATGACGGTCGTCCAACCATGGACAATGAGGCAttcaaaaactatgaaaaactaTTGAAAAATGCGAAGCAAGAATTATATCCGGGTTGCGATAACTTTTCGGTGCTCACAGCAATTGTGGAGTTGATGCATGGTAAGATCAAGTTTCATTTGTCAAACAAGTGctttgattactttttgggaGTTATCAAGAGGATGCTCCCAAAGGAGAATTGTTTACCTGAAGATCATAAAAGTGCCCAAAAAGTGTTGAAGGGTTTCGGATTGGgatatgaaaaaattcacgcaTGTGTAAATAATTGTATATTGTTCTATAAAGAGAACAAACAgttggataaatgccctgtCTGCAGTGAGCCGAGGTTTAAAATGACATCACAGAATAGAAAGACCAAGATTCCACAAAAAGTAATGCGTTATCTTCCATTGAAGCCTAGGTTGCAGCGATTGTACATGTCGATACATACTGCAACCAACATGAGATGGCATAAAGAAGGACGGGTAAATGACGATGTTATGAGGCATCCTGCAGATGGAGAGGCATGGAAAGAATTTGATCGGATGTACCCTGATTTTGCAGCTGACCCGCGCAACGTCAGATTGGGACTTGCCACCGACGGATTTAATCCGTTCGGGGTTTTAAACCAAATCCACAGCACTTGGCCGGTCGTTGTTTTTCCTTATAATCTGCCGCCTTGGAagtgcatgaaaaaagaatacatgatgTTGACTCTATTAATTACCGAAGATCCAGGAAAGTCCATTGATGTTTATTTGCGGCCATTGGTTGATGAGTTAAAAGATTTATGGGAAAACGGTGTTCGTACGTACGATAAGTATACTGGGCAGATGTTCACCATGCGAGCGGCAGTGATGTGGACAGTAAACGATTTTCCCGCGTATGCAATGGTTTCTGGGTGGATGACTAAGGGTTATTTGGCATGTCCAATATGCAAGGAGAACGTAACATCGTCTTGGCATGCGAGAAAAGTTTGTTATCTTGGTCATCGTAGATGGCTTCCTTGGGATAATGAGTGGCGTCATAATGATAAAGCCTTCCATGGCACAAAAGAGACTCGGCCAAGGCCAAGAGAGTGGTCCGGAGATGAGATTTTGGATCAGTTAAATCGATTGGAATTCGGTCATTTCGGCAAAGGGGTCAGTAAGCCCAGACCAACTACACATCTGAACTGGACGCACAAAAGTATGTTATTTGAGCTCCCGTACTGGTCAAAgttaaaattgagacacaacctcgatgttatgcatattgagaaaaatgtgtttgatactTTGGTCGGGACAATTCTAGACATTGAAGGAAAAACGAAGGACACGATCGAAGCCCGCCTCGATTTGGAACGAATGGGCATTAGATCACCCTTGTGGATGAAGAAAGTCGGTGGTACATTGAAAAAAAGGCATCCATTTTTTACAGTTAAGCCGAATGGGAAGAAAGAGTTTTTCAACTTTATTTCTTCTGTAAAGTTTCTAGATGGGTATGCTTCCAATATCTCGCATTGCGTGAACGTGAGGGGATGtaaattttcaaacatgaaGAGTCATGACTGTCATGTGATACTCCAACGCCTTCTTCCGGTTGGTATTCGACACTTATTGCCTCTTGATGTGGTGAAACCAATCGTATTGTTGTCGAGATTTTTTTCGCGGTTGACTGCAAGGTGTTTGCGGAAATCGGATGTTAAACAATTGCAGGACGACATTGTGAACGTCTTATGCAAGTTCGAACAGATATTTCCCCCAGCTTTCTTTACAAGTATGATTCACATGATGATTCACTTGCCAGATGAGGCATTGCTTGCAGGACCAGTGAACTGtcgatggatgtatccaatagaaag ATATCTTGGTGAGTTGAAAAAGTGTGTTCGAAACAGGGCAAAGCCCGAAGGATCACTGGTGGAGGCATGGGTTGCATATGAGTCACTTACTTTTTGTGCAATGTATCTTGAAGATGTTGAGACAACTTTCAATCGTCCTCAATGCAATAATGACGGTGGTGTCAGAAAAGAGAAACTGTCTGTTTTTGCCCAAATTGCGCGACCATTTGGCGATCCTGTAAATGGCGAATCGTTTACCAAAAATGACATGGAGGTAGCGCATTGGTTCATACTCAACAATTGTGACGAGGCTTTGCCATACCTTGAAGAGCATGAACAATTGATGAAGCGGGAACATCCTTCACATTTATATGCCAAGAAGCACCGTGACTTATTTCCTTCGTGGTTTCACGCACAA ATGAACAAATTGAAGGAATTGAATTCACCCTCATACGATGAAGAATTATATAACTTGGCGAGAGGACCGCTTCACGTTGAATTGTTCTCGGGTTGTCATGTAAACGGGATCAAGTTCTTGGGAGCAACACGTGATGACAAGTCGTCTACTCAAAATAGTGGTGTTCATGTCCCGCGTGCGGGCGACAGTGAAGACATTGATTTTTATGGCAAACTAACTAGTGTAGtacaattgctttacaaagacagGTGTCAAGTGATACTGTTTAAGTGCCtttggtttgatacaaacccacatAACCGAACGAGTGTTAAGCGAGATCAGGGTTTACTATCAGTAAACACTACGACACATTGGTACGATGAAGACCCATACATTTTGGCAACTATGGCGAAACAAATATTCTATCTAGATGACCCTAAAGCCGGCAATGGCtggaaagttgttcagaagATTGAGCGAAGAGGGCTATATGATATTCCGGAACTAGATTATGATGACAACGACGACATCGCTGACCAACAGTTATCATCTTCGATAGAAATTGGTGAAGAAACACTCCGAGATACTAATATTGTCCAAGAACCGTTTGACATACCTGGAGTACCCGAATTCGAAATATCAATTGACCTTGGTGATTTGCCTCAATACAATGCACCAGAAGAGGCAAATGAAGATGAGGATGAATGGGAATCCGAAAATGATAGTAGTGAGGATAGCGAGAGTTATTATTGTAGTTTGAATGAAGATTAA
- the LOC137734323 gene encoding uncharacterized protein, with the protein MFKDVYVRPGNETAEQFYDTMVEKSTAVLQEAASQLPPETSIEDVMVPEDVGFQIMIEVLDHFLGRRHGQVVRGMGKSRVRETGASSSRSNTAEVDALMEEVTTLRGKLALQEEQMREQMRAQSDQMREQMKAQLRAQNEEVRTYAETVRDLVRAIQTAGLQVSLPVPHLDPPSTSEPPHPPDTQ; encoded by the exons ATGTTCAAGGACGTTTACGTTCGCCCTGGTAATGAAACCGCTGAGCAGTTTTAT GATACTATGGTGGAAAAGAGCACTGCTGTTCTCCAAGAAGCAGCATCGCAGCTTCCCCCAGAGACTTCGATCGAGGACGTCATGGTACCAGAGGATGTAGGTTTTCAGATCATGATTGAAGTCCTGGATCATTTCCTTGGTCGTCGTCATGGCCAAGTTGTTCGGGGTATGGGGAAATCACGGGTTCGTGAGACGGGTGCCTCTTCTTCGAGATCGAACACAGCAGAGGTTGATGCATTGATGGAGGAAGTGACAACCTTAAGGGGTAAGCTTGCATTGCAGGAAGAGCAGATGAGGGAGCAGATGAGGGCCCAGAGCGATCAGATGAGGGAGCAGATGAAAGCGCAGCTGAGGGCCCAGAATGAGGAGGTGAGGACCTATGCTGAGACGGTGAGAGACCTTGTACGAGCCATACAGACGGCCGGCCTACAAGTCTCGCTACCAGTACCTCATCTTGATCCACCTTCGACCTCAGAGCCACCTCACCCTCCCGATACTCAGTAG